The Helianthus annuus cultivar XRQ/B chromosome 16, HanXRQr2.0-SUNRISE, whole genome shotgun sequence genome includes a window with the following:
- the LOC110918682 gene encoding putative casein kinase II subunit beta-4 isoform X3 translates to MYRDHRGGSSEMVGGPFDRKRINEHLEKTSSPRVFNSNKDKERLSMPSTSGAKSHHLDHHRHKNKSDEESETDSEESDVSGSEEDDTSWISWFCNLRGNEFFCEVDDDYIQDDFNLCGLSSQVPYFDYALDLILDAESSHAGDMFTEEQNELVESAAEMLYGLIHVRYILTTRGMSAMLEKYKNYDFGRCPRVYCCGQPCLPVGQSDIPRSSTVKIYCPKCEDIYYPRSKYQDIDGAYFGTTFPHLFLMTYGHLKPQKAAQSYVPRVFGFKLHKP, encoded by the exons ATGTACCGCGATCATCGAGGTGGATCGTCGGAGATGGTGGGAGGACCCTTCGATCGGAAACGAATCAATGAACATTTGGAGAAGACATCCTCACCTAGGGTTTTCAATAGTAACAAGGACAAAGAGAGATTGTCTATGCCTTCAACATCTGGAGCTAAATCTCATCACCTGGATCATCATCGTCATAAAAACAAGTCTGATG AGGAATCGGAAACAGACAGTGAGGAGTCTGATGTTAGTGGTTCTGAGGAGGATGATACGTCTTGGATTTCATGGTTTTGCAATTTGCGAGGAAATGAGTTTTTCTGCGAAGTTGATGATGACTACATTCAAGATGATTTTAATCTATGTGGATTAAGCAGTCAAGTTCCTTATTTCGATTATGCCCTTGATCTGATCCTAGATGCAGAGTCTTCTCATG CAGGAGATATGTTCACTGAAGAACAGAATGAACTGGTGGAATCAGCAGCTGAGATGTTGTATGGTCTGATTCATGTCCGTTACATATTAACCACCCGAGGAATGTCTGCAATG TTGGAGAAGtacaaaaattatgattttggaaGGTGCCCGAGAGTCTACTGCTGTGGTCAACCCTGTCTCCCTGTTGGTCAATCAGACATACCAAGATCAAGTACCGTGAAAATATACTGTCCAAAATGTGAAGATATCTACTACCCGCGATCCAAATATCAAG ATATAGATGGTGCTTATTTTGGAACTACATTCCCTCACTTGTTCCTGATGACTTATGGACATCTGAAGCCACAAAAAGCTGCTCAGAGCTACGTTCCAAGAGTATTTGGCTTCAAGCTTCACAAACCGTAA
- the LOC110918682 gene encoding putative casein kinase II subunit beta-4 isoform X2: protein MYRDHRGGSSEMVGGPFDRKRINEHLEKTSSPRVFNSNKDKERLSMPSTSGAKSHHLDHHRHKNKSDEESETDSEESDVSGSEEDDTSWISWFCNLRGNEFFCEVDDDYIQDDFNLCGLSSQVPYFDYALDLILDAESSHGDMFTEEQNELVESAAEMLYGLIHVRYILTTRGMSAMLEKYKNYDFGRCPRVYCCGQPCLPVGQSDIPRSSTVKIYCPKCEDIYYPRSKYQGNIDGAYFGTTFPHLFLMTYGHLKPQKAAQSYVPRVFGFKLHKP, encoded by the exons ATGTACCGCGATCATCGAGGTGGATCGTCGGAGATGGTGGGAGGACCCTTCGATCGGAAACGAATCAATGAACATTTGGAGAAGACATCCTCACCTAGGGTTTTCAATAGTAACAAGGACAAAGAGAGATTGTCTATGCCTTCAACATCTGGAGCTAAATCTCATCACCTGGATCATCATCGTCATAAAAACAAGTCTGATG AGGAATCGGAAACAGACAGTGAGGAGTCTGATGTTAGTGGTTCTGAGGAGGATGATACGTCTTGGATTTCATGGTTTTGCAATTTGCGAGGAAATGAGTTTTTCTGCGAAGTTGATGATGACTACATTCAAGATGATTTTAATCTATGTGGATTAAGCAGTCAAGTTCCTTATTTCGATTATGCCCTTGATCTGATCCTAGATGCAGAGTCTTCTCATG GAGATATGTTCACTGAAGAACAGAATGAACTGGTGGAATCAGCAGCTGAGATGTTGTATGGTCTGATTCATGTCCGTTACATATTAACCACCCGAGGAATGTCTGCAATG TTGGAGAAGtacaaaaattatgattttggaaGGTGCCCGAGAGTCTACTGCTGTGGTCAACCCTGTCTCCCTGTTGGTCAATCAGACATACCAAGATCAAGTACCGTGAAAATATACTGTCCAAAATGTGAAGATATCTACTACCCGCGATCCAAATATCAAGGCA ATATAGATGGTGCTTATTTTGGAACTACATTCCCTCACTTGTTCCTGATGACTTATGGACATCTGAAGCCACAAAAAGCTGCTCAGAGCTACGTTCCAAGAGTATTTGGCTTCAAGCTTCACAAACCGTAA
- the LOC110918682 gene encoding putative casein kinase II subunit beta-4 isoform X1: MYRDHRGGSSEMVGGPFDRKRINEHLEKTSSPRVFNSNKDKERLSMPSTSGAKSHHLDHHRHKNKSDEESETDSEESDVSGSEEDDTSWISWFCNLRGNEFFCEVDDDYIQDDFNLCGLSSQVPYFDYALDLILDAESSHAGDMFTEEQNELVESAAEMLYGLIHVRYILTTRGMSAMLEKYKNYDFGRCPRVYCCGQPCLPVGQSDIPRSSTVKIYCPKCEDIYYPRSKYQGNIDGAYFGTTFPHLFLMTYGHLKPQKAAQSYVPRVFGFKLHKP, encoded by the exons ATGTACCGCGATCATCGAGGTGGATCGTCGGAGATGGTGGGAGGACCCTTCGATCGGAAACGAATCAATGAACATTTGGAGAAGACATCCTCACCTAGGGTTTTCAATAGTAACAAGGACAAAGAGAGATTGTCTATGCCTTCAACATCTGGAGCTAAATCTCATCACCTGGATCATCATCGTCATAAAAACAAGTCTGATG AGGAATCGGAAACAGACAGTGAGGAGTCTGATGTTAGTGGTTCTGAGGAGGATGATACGTCTTGGATTTCATGGTTTTGCAATTTGCGAGGAAATGAGTTTTTCTGCGAAGTTGATGATGACTACATTCAAGATGATTTTAATCTATGTGGATTAAGCAGTCAAGTTCCTTATTTCGATTATGCCCTTGATCTGATCCTAGATGCAGAGTCTTCTCATG CAGGAGATATGTTCACTGAAGAACAGAATGAACTGGTGGAATCAGCAGCTGAGATGTTGTATGGTCTGATTCATGTCCGTTACATATTAACCACCCGAGGAATGTCTGCAATG TTGGAGAAGtacaaaaattatgattttggaaGGTGCCCGAGAGTCTACTGCTGTGGTCAACCCTGTCTCCCTGTTGGTCAATCAGACATACCAAGATCAAGTACCGTGAAAATATACTGTCCAAAATGTGAAGATATCTACTACCCGCGATCCAAATATCAAGGCA ATATAGATGGTGCTTATTTTGGAACTACATTCCCTCACTTGTTCCTGATGACTTATGGACATCTGAAGCCACAAAAAGCTGCTCAGAGCTACGTTCCAAGAGTATTTGGCTTCAAGCTTCACAAACCGTAA
- the LOC110918682 gene encoding putative casein kinase II subunit beta-4 isoform X4, translating to MYRDHRGGSSEMVGGPFDRKRINEHLEKTSSPRVFNSNKDKERLSMPSTSGAKSHHLDHHRHKNKSDEESETDSEESDVSGSEEDDTSWISWFCNLRGNEFFCEVDDDYIQDDFNLCGLSSQVPYFDYALDLILDAESSHGDMFTEEQNELVESAAEMLYGLIHVRYILTTRGMSAMLEKYKNYDFGRCPRVYCCGQPCLPVGQSDIPRSSTVKIYCPKCEDIYYPRSKYQDIDGAYFGTTFPHLFLMTYGHLKPQKAAQSYVPRVFGFKLHKP from the exons ATGTACCGCGATCATCGAGGTGGATCGTCGGAGATGGTGGGAGGACCCTTCGATCGGAAACGAATCAATGAACATTTGGAGAAGACATCCTCACCTAGGGTTTTCAATAGTAACAAGGACAAAGAGAGATTGTCTATGCCTTCAACATCTGGAGCTAAATCTCATCACCTGGATCATCATCGTCATAAAAACAAGTCTGATG AGGAATCGGAAACAGACAGTGAGGAGTCTGATGTTAGTGGTTCTGAGGAGGATGATACGTCTTGGATTTCATGGTTTTGCAATTTGCGAGGAAATGAGTTTTTCTGCGAAGTTGATGATGACTACATTCAAGATGATTTTAATCTATGTGGATTAAGCAGTCAAGTTCCTTATTTCGATTATGCCCTTGATCTGATCCTAGATGCAGAGTCTTCTCATG GAGATATGTTCACTGAAGAACAGAATGAACTGGTGGAATCAGCAGCTGAGATGTTGTATGGTCTGATTCATGTCCGTTACATATTAACCACCCGAGGAATGTCTGCAATG TTGGAGAAGtacaaaaattatgattttggaaGGTGCCCGAGAGTCTACTGCTGTGGTCAACCCTGTCTCCCTGTTGGTCAATCAGACATACCAAGATCAAGTACCGTGAAAATATACTGTCCAAAATGTGAAGATATCTACTACCCGCGATCCAAATATCAAG ATATAGATGGTGCTTATTTTGGAACTACATTCCCTCACTTGTTCCTGATGACTTATGGACATCTGAAGCCACAAAAAGCTGCTCAGAGCTACGTTCCAAGAGTATTTGGCTTCAAGCTTCACAAACCGTAA